In one Staphylococcus lutrae genomic region, the following are encoded:
- the pgeF gene encoding peptidoglycan editing factor PgeF: MELFVKKAHHLSYQPSLAQGVHIGITTRRHGQSAYPMEAFNMARYIDDVPENITRHQEVLAEEIGFPRAQWVFPIQTHEARVVEITKADQGKNIDMLTQDTLYGIDAMFTYEFDTLLTMCYADCVPIYFYSPSHHFIALAHAGWRGTVARIVHRVLEQFPYDYQDLSVVIGPATSDSYEINEEIWHQFQSLPIDIRQYTVKRAPNRYGIDLKYANQLLCESYGVPRSNIYCTSYATSEDLELFFSYRVEKGQTGRMLAFIGQS, translated from the coding sequence ATGGAATTATTTGTAAAAAAGGCACATCACTTGTCGTATCAACCGAGTTTAGCGCAAGGGGTTCATATTGGAATAACAACACGTCGTCATGGACAAAGTGCATATCCAATGGAAGCTTTTAATATGGCAAGGTATATTGATGACGTACCAGAAAATATTACGCGTCACCAAGAAGTGCTAGCTGAAGAAATCGGCTTCCCCAGAGCACAATGGGTGTTTCCAATTCAAACACATGAAGCGCGTGTTGTCGAGATTACGAAAGCAGACCAAGGCAAGAATATTGACATGCTTACGCAAGACACACTTTATGGCATTGATGCGATGTTTACATACGAGTTTGACACCTTATTAACGATGTGTTATGCCGATTGTGTCCCTATTTATTTTTATAGTCCGTCACACCATTTTATTGCGCTAGCACATGCAGGATGGCGAGGTACTGTCGCACGCATTGTCCACCGCGTGTTAGAACAGTTTCCGTATGATTATCAAGATTTATCCGTTGTGATTGGTCCAGCAACGTCTGACAGTTATGAAATCAACGAGGAAATATGGCATCAGTTTCAAAGCCTTCCCATTGATATTCGCCAGTATACGGTTAAGCGTGCTCCCAATCGATATGGCATAGATTTAAAATATGCGAATCAATTGTTATGTGAATCCTATGGTGTCCCACGTTCGAATATTTATTGTACAAGCTACGCCACTTCGGAAGATTTAGAGTTATTTTTCTCATATCGTGTTGAAAAAGGACAAACAGGTAGAATGTTAGCATTTATCGGTCAATCATGA
- a CDS encoding YggS family pyridoxal phosphate-dependent enzyme: MSVKSNLNEIEQIITQYMAFREDQTRPHVIAVTKYVTIDRAKEAYAAGIRHFGENRIEGFLEKKAALPDDIQMHFIGTLQSRKVKDVIHQIDYLHALDRQSLAKEISKRAQHDVKCFVQVNVSGEASKQGISLDEVIPFIEMLASYAHIHVIGLMTMAPYTDDETYLKEIFEKLKNKRDEVQALNLSYAPCNELSMGMSNDFHIATASGATFVRIGTRLVEKEE; encoded by the coding sequence ATGTCAGTAAAATCAAATTTAAACGAAATAGAACAAATCATTACTCAGTATATGGCTTTTCGTGAAGATCAAACGAGACCTCACGTGATTGCCGTCACAAAATATGTTACAATAGACCGAGCAAAAGAAGCGTATGCAGCGGGTATTCGTCATTTCGGTGAAAATCGTATCGAAGGCTTTCTTGAGAAGAAGGCCGCATTACCAGATGATATTCAAATGCATTTTATCGGCACATTACAATCACGTAAAGTGAAAGACGTGATTCATCAAATTGATTATTTACACGCATTAGATCGTCAAAGTTTAGCGAAAGAAATTAGTAAACGTGCCCAACATGATGTGAAATGTTTTGTCCAAGTCAACGTTTCAGGCGAAGCATCTAAACAAGGTATAAGTTTAGATGAAGTCATTCCTTTTATTGAAATGTTGGCGTCATACGCGCATATTCATGTCATCGGCTTAATGACTATGGCGCCTTATACTGATGATGAAACTTATTTAAAAGAAATTTTTGAGAAACTTAAAAATAAACGCGATGAGGTCCAAGCATTAAATCTTTCATATGCACCTTGTAATGAACTTTCTATGGGGATGAGTAATGATTTTCATATCGCCACAGCAAGCGGTGCAACATTTGTTAGAATTGGAACGCGTCTTGTCGAAAAAGAGGAGTGA
- a CDS encoding cell division protein SepF: protein MAIKDLFNNFFTIEEEDDEAFIAEEERRREREQQANKQQTEKPRAIQSVPKRQSSRTKASQNEKQLHIAQKQEQGNVVNMNQTQESYDNGSSKMCLFEPRVFSDTQDIADELKNRRATLVNLQRIDQVSAKRIIDFLSGTVYAIGGDIQRVGADIFLCTPDNVEVAGSISDHIESMEKHYE from the coding sequence TTGGCTATAAAAGATTTGTTCAATAATTTTTTTACAATTGAAGAAGAGGATGATGAGGCGTTCATTGCAGAGGAAGAGCGTCGTCGTGAACGAGAGCAACAAGCGAATAAGCAACAAACAGAGAAACCGAGAGCGATTCAATCTGTGCCGAAACGTCAATCGAGTCGGACAAAGGCTTCACAAAATGAAAAACAATTGCATATTGCACAAAAACAAGAGCAAGGGAATGTGGTGAACATGAATCAAACACAAGAATCGTATGATAATGGAAGTTCTAAAATGTGTTTATTTGAGCCACGTGTATTTTCTGACACACAAGATATTGCAGATGAGTTAAAAAATCGCCGTGCCACTTTGGTGAACCTCCAACGCATTGATCAAGTGTCTGCAAAACGTATTATCGACTTTTTAAGTGGAACGGTATATGCAATCGGCGGTGATATTCAGCGTGTGGGTGCGGATATCTTTTTGTGTACACCGGACAACGTCGAAGTGGCCGGCAGCATCTCAGATCATATTGAGTCGATGGAAAAACATTACGAATAA
- a CDS encoding YggT family protein produces the protein MSIQLTTTIFEFLLFLVRAYTFGMIIYIFMSWLPGARESTIGRWMAKIYEPFLEPFRRIIPALGIIDISPIVAFLVLNLFQRGLVAIFNVILRSFFNS, from the coding sequence ATGAGTATACAGTTAACCACAACCATCTTTGAGTTCCTTCTATTTCTTGTTCGTGCCTATACTTTTGGTATGATTATTTATATTTTTATGTCCTGGTTACCAGGGGCGAGGGAAAGTACGATTGGGAGATGGATGGCGAAAATTTACGAACCATTTTTGGAACCATTTAGGCGTATTATTCCGGCGCTAGGTATCATTGATATCTCTCCTATTGTCGCATTTTTGGTTCTTAATTTATTTCAACGTGGTTTAGTTGCGATTTTCAATGTTATTCTTCGATCTTTTTTTAATTCATGA
- a CDS encoding MurR/RpiR family transcriptional regulator: protein MMRFYKVLVPMIEANFENMTNTEKEVAEYFLKQNSLGDLSTELMCRELHVSKATLTRFAKKCGFTGFSEFLFHYREMMREKEDILAYKDLTQKVLFDYEEMLRKNYSILNENQLERIIEMVDQAERVYLYGKGSSALALKEMKMRFMRLGIICEVIEDDDMFVWNNLLVDTTCLVIGASISGKTSSVLNALASAQKQGAQTVLMTTRNFADHDLTCDETLLLAANKNLSYGNIISPQIPILLMVDCLFSYYLENPNRRMNYDQTIIEKEE, encoded by the coding sequence ATGATGAGATTTTATAAAGTACTCGTTCCTATGATTGAAGCAAATTTTGAAAATATGACAAATACAGAAAAAGAAGTGGCAGAGTACTTTTTAAAGCAAAATTCGTTAGGTGATTTATCTACGGAGTTGATGTGTCGTGAACTTCATGTGTCAAAGGCCACTTTAACCCGCTTTGCAAAAAAATGTGGTTTTACGGGTTTTAGTGAATTTTTATTTCACTATAGAGAAATGATGAGAGAAAAAGAAGATATATTAGCTTATAAAGATTTAACTCAAAAAGTGTTGTTTGATTATGAAGAAATGTTGCGAAAAAATTATTCTATTCTTAATGAGAATCAACTAGAGCGCATTATAGAAATGGTGGATCAGGCTGAACGCGTTTATTTATATGGCAAAGGGAGCTCGGCCCTAGCGCTTAAAGAGATGAAAATGAGATTTATGCGTTTAGGAATCATTTGCGAAGTGATTGAAGATGATGACATGTTCGTTTGGAATAATTTGCTTGTCGATACGACTTGTCTCGTCATTGGTGCTTCCATTTCAGGTAAAACCAGTTCAGTGTTAAATGCACTGGCATCTGCTCAAAAACAAGGTGCTCAAACCGTTTTGATGACGACTCGAAATTTTGCAGATCACGATTTAACCTGTGATGAAACGTTATTATTAGCAGCAAATAAAAATTTGTCATATGGCAATATTATTTCACCTCAAATTCCTATTTTACTCATGGTAGATTGCTTGTTTTCTTACTATTTAGAAAACCCGAATCGAAGAATGAATTATGATCAAACGATTATTGAAAAAGAAGAATAG
- a CDS encoding dihydrodipicolinate synthase family protein: protein MRDLTKYEGIIPAFYACYDEQGEVSQERVKQQVQYFIDKGVQGIYVNGSSGECIYQNVEDRKKIIEAVMEVANGKLTVINHVACNNTKDSVALAAHSEKLGVDAIAAIPPIYFKLPEYSIETYWNTISEAAPNTDFIIYNIPQLAGVALTDQLYAKMRQNSRVIGVKNSSMAVQDIQRFVAAGGENYIVFNGPDEQFVGGRTMGAKAGIGGTYGVMPDLFIKLDALIQAQDIAQAQKLQYAINEIIDVLVSGHANMYAIAKEVLRINEQLDLGSVREPLAPLDTSDKDIAQVATKKINDTRNAFL, encoded by the coding sequence ATGAGAGATTTAACAAAGTATGAAGGGATTATTCCGGCATTTTATGCATGTTACGACGAACAAGGAGAAGTCAGTCAAGAGAGAGTAAAACAACAAGTTCAATATTTTATTGACAAAGGTGTACAAGGGATTTATGTCAACGGTTCCTCTGGGGAATGTATTTATCAAAATGTAGAAGACCGTAAAAAAATTATAGAAGCAGTGATGGAAGTGGCTAATGGCAAATTGACGGTCATTAATCATGTTGCTTGCAATAACACAAAAGACAGTGTAGCACTAGCTGCACACTCTGAAAAATTGGGTGTAGATGCCATTGCTGCGATTCCACCGATCTATTTTAAGTTACCCGAGTATTCAATCGAAACATACTGGAATACGATTAGTGAAGCAGCTCCCAACACAGATTTTATTATTTACAATATTCCACAATTAGCTGGGGTAGCCTTAACCGATCAATTATATGCAAAAATGCGTCAAAACTCACGTGTCATTGGTGTGAAAAATTCTTCAATGGCTGTACAAGATATACAAAGATTTGTTGCAGCAGGCGGTGAGAATTACATTGTTTTTAATGGTCCAGATGAACAATTTGTCGGTGGGCGCACAATGGGAGCGAAAGCTGGTATCGGAGGAACTTATGGTGTCATGCCAGACCTGTTTATTAAATTGGACGCGCTCATTCAAGCGCAAGATATTGCACAAGCACAAAAGTTACAATATGCAATCAATGAGATTATTGATGTGTTAGTTTCTGGTCATGCCAATATGTATGCGATTGCAAAAGAAGTGTTAAGAATCAATGAGCAATTAGATTTAGGTTCAGTCCGTGAACCGCTAGCCCCTTTAGACACATCAGATAAAGACATAGCGCAAGTTGCTACAAAGAAAATTAATGATACACGAAATGCCTTTTTATAA
- a CDS encoding sodium:solute symporter, whose product MKTTGFTLIDLVVLIVYLLAVLVAGLYFSKKEMQGKEFFKGDGSVPWYVTSVSIFATMLSPISFLGLAGNSYAGSWILWFAQLGMLIAIPLAIKYVLPIFARMDIDTAYDYLERRYEAKSLRVISALLFIIYQLGRISIIMYLPSVGLARLTGIDINILIILMGVIAIVYSYTGGLKSVLWTDFIQGVILSGGALLALFVLIKDVDGGIGTITEQLANGKFIGPTEKIFDPNILSSSIFLIIIGSGLTIFSSYASSQDLVQRFTTTQNIKKLNKMLLTNGVLSLGVATVFYLMGTGLYVFYKLQHVSDATNQIPQDQIFMYFIAYQLPVGVTGIILAAIYAAAQSTISTGLNSVATSWTLDIQDIISKGMSDKHRTRIAQIVSLLVGVFSIVVSIVMAHSDIKSAYEWFNGFMGLVLGLLGGVFVLGFVSKKANKYGAYAALIVSTIVMVCIKYVLPPEAVNYWAYSLISISVSCVTGYVVSILTGNKVSAPQYTTIHDIPEILADGSWEKRH is encoded by the coding sequence ATGAAAACAACGGGTTTTACTTTAATCGATTTAGTTGTTTTAATTGTTTATTTACTTGCTGTTCTAGTTGCGGGGCTTTATTTTTCGAAAAAAGAAATGCAAGGGAAAGAGTTTTTCAAAGGTGACGGTTCTGTGCCGTGGTATGTCACATCCGTTTCTATTTTTGCTACAATGTTAAGCCCCATTTCATTTCTAGGTTTAGCGGGTAACTCATACGCTGGAAGTTGGATCTTATGGTTTGCACAGCTTGGTATGTTAATTGCTATTCCTTTAGCGATTAAATATGTGCTTCCTATTTTTGCACGGATGGATATCGATACAGCATATGACTATTTGGAGCGACGTTATGAAGCAAAATCATTACGTGTCATTTCGGCACTCTTATTCATCATTTATCAATTGGGACGTATTTCGATTATTATGTATTTGCCATCTGTAGGGTTAGCGCGATTAACAGGAATCGACATTAATATTTTAATTATCCTTATGGGTGTCATTGCCATTGTTTATTCCTACACAGGCGGTTTGAAATCCGTACTTTGGACAGATTTTATTCAAGGTGTCATTTTATCTGGGGGTGCATTACTTGCGTTATTCGTGTTAATTAAAGATGTAGATGGCGGAATAGGAACGATAACAGAACAATTGGCGAATGGAAAATTTATTGGACCTACAGAAAAGATTTTTGATCCTAATATTTTGTCGAGTTCAATCTTCTTAATTATTATCGGTTCAGGTTTAACAATATTTTCATCGTATGCGTCTTCTCAAGACTTAGTACAACGTTTTACGACAACACAAAACATTAAAAAATTAAATAAAATGTTGTTGACGAACGGGGTGTTATCTTTAGGTGTTGCGACAGTATTCTATTTAATGGGAACAGGTCTATACGTGTTTTATAAATTACAACATGTCAGTGATGCGACAAATCAAATCCCGCAAGACCAAATCTTCATGTATTTTATTGCATATCAATTACCAGTAGGTGTGACGGGGATTATTTTAGCGGCGATTTATGCAGCGGCACAGTCAACCATTTCAACAGGCTTAAACTCAGTCGCGACATCATGGACGCTTGATATTCAAGATATTATTTCAAAAGGAATGTCAGATAAACATCGCACGCGAATTGCACAAATTGTATCTTTACTCGTTGGGGTATTTTCAATTGTGGTGTCCATTGTGATGGCACACTCAGATATTAAATCGGCTTATGAATGGTTCAATGGATTTATGGGTCTCGTTTTAGGACTTCTTGGTGGTGTTTTTGTCCTCGGTTTTGTAAGTAAAAAAGCAAATAAATATGGGGCTTATGCAGCATTAATTGTTTCAACCATTGTTATGGTTTGTATCAAGTATGTCTTGCCACCTGAAGCAGTGAACTATTGGGCGTATTCACTTATCTCAATCTCTGTATCATGCGTCACAGGTTACGTGGTATCTATTTTGACTGGAAATAAAGTGTCTGCACCTCAATATACAACAATTCATGATATTCCAGAAATTTTAGCGGATGGTTCTTGGGAAAAACGACATTAA
- a CDS encoding YhcH/YjgK/YiaL family protein — translation MIIAERKDFKRYVAINPHFHKVNDFLANTDLSQLEEGRIDIDGDNVFANCMTYVADGVAGGQFENHKKYIDIHLVIHNTEEMAVSALQDARSKAEFDVENDFELFDSDHYQIIKLNESNLLVTFEEDLHQPKVRVNDDNVKKLVIKVLN, via the coding sequence ATGATTATTGCTGAAAGAAAAGATTTTAAAAGATATGTTGCTATAAATCCACATTTTCATAAAGTTAACGACTTTTTAGCGAATACTGATTTGTCACAATTGGAAGAGGGACGCATTGATATTGATGGAGATAATGTATTTGCCAATTGTATGACGTATGTTGCAGATGGTGTAGCAGGGGGACAATTTGAGAACCATAAAAAATATATTGATATTCATCTTGTCATTCATAATACTGAAGAAATGGCAGTGAGTGCACTCCAAGATGCACGTTCAAAAGCAGAATTCGATGTAGAAAATGATTTTGAGTTGTTTGATAGTGATCATTATCAAATAATAAAATTAAATGAAAGTAATCTTCTTGTGACTTTTGAAGAAGACTTGCATCAGCCTAAAGTACGTGTAAATGACGACAACGTCAAAAAACTGGTCATTAAAGTTTTGAATTAA
- a CDS encoding Gfo/Idh/MocA family protein: MIRYGIVGTGYFGADLARSIRKIDDAEVTAVFDSNHAEEVAMELQADVCNSLDELVCRNDVDCVIVASPSHLHREPVIKAAEHGKHVFCEKPIALNFEDCKAMVDACHTHQVKFMAGHIMNFFNGVHQAKRLISEGRIGKVLYCHATRTGWEEPQSTVSWKKIRAQSGGHLYHHIHELDCIQFMMGGLPERVTMVGGNVYHKGDQFGDEDDMLILTLEYDDDRYALLEYGNAFRWGEHYVLIEGTKGAIKLDLYQTGGTLRVKGEDDSHFLIHETQEEDNERTAIYTGRGMDGAIAYGKPGIRTPLWLQTCIDKEMSYLHHVLTGGTISEEYLKLLNGVAALESIATADACTISLNEDRKVSLDEVTQGLL; encoded by the coding sequence ATGATAAGATATGGCATTGTAGGTACAGGTTATTTTGGAGCTGATTTAGCGAGATCTATTCGAAAAATTGATGATGCAGAGGTGACGGCAGTTTTTGATTCAAATCATGCAGAAGAAGTTGCAATGGAATTACAGGCGGACGTTTGTAACAGTTTAGATGAATTGGTGTGTAGAAACGATGTGGATTGTGTCATTGTGGCGTCTCCAAGTCACTTGCATCGTGAACCTGTGATTAAAGCGGCAGAGCATGGCAAACATGTATTTTGTGAGAAGCCAATTGCACTTAATTTTGAAGATTGTAAAGCGATGGTCGATGCGTGTCACACACATCAGGTGAAGTTTATGGCGGGACACATTATGAACTTTTTTAATGGTGTTCATCAGGCAAAGCGTTTAATCAGTGAGGGGCGGATAGGAAAAGTCCTTTATTGCCATGCGACACGTACAGGTTGGGAAGAACCGCAGTCCACTGTTTCTTGGAAAAAAATACGTGCGCAATCAGGAGGGCATCTGTATCATCATATCCACGAATTAGATTGTATACAGTTTATGATGGGAGGATTGCCAGAGCGGGTCACAATGGTTGGTGGTAACGTTTACCATAAAGGTGACCAGTTTGGTGATGAAGACGACATGCTAATCCTCACTTTAGAATATGATGACGATCGGTACGCTTTACTTGAATATGGGAATGCATTCCGTTGGGGAGAACATTACGTCCTCATTGAAGGAACAAAAGGAGCGATAAAACTCGATTTATATCAAACTGGCGGAACGCTACGTGTGAAGGGTGAGGACGACTCGCATTTCTTAATTCACGAAACACAAGAAGAGGATAATGAAAGAACGGCCATCTACACAGGTCGGGGGATGGATGGTGCGATTGCCTATGGTAAACCAGGGATAAGAACGCCATTATGGCTTCAAACATGTATCGATAAAGAAATGTCATATCTTCATCACGTATTAACAGGGGGAACGATATCTGAAGAATACTTGAAACTTTTAAATGGCGTGGCTGCATTAGAATCAATTGCGACAGCAGATGCGTGTACAATATCTTTGAATGAAGATAGAAAAGTTTCGCTAGATGAAGTGACTCAAGGCCTTTTGTAA
- a CDS encoding RNA-binding protein, with translation MDIYQHFRPEEHELIDDLLDKVRQAEAQYAPVLTHFLDPRGQYILEVIVGSFNDLKVTFNGGSQVERCRAIIAPNYFEPTLEDFELSLIEIDYPAKFVTIQHPHVLGTLMSLGIEREQVGDIIVSDRIQFVLTKQLESYIMLELTRIKGATIKLNVIPFEDMVQSKVHWETFEATVSATRLDVVLKEMIRKSRTIAKNYIQRKRVKVNYTLIEAADFQLEVGDLLSIQGYGRAKITNIGTRTKKDKIRITYQTLFK, from the coding sequence TTGGATATTTATCAACACTTTCGTCCCGAAGAGCACGAACTAATTGATGATTTATTAGATAAAGTGCGACAAGCAGAAGCACAGTATGCACCAGTTTTGACACACTTTTTAGATCCGCGTGGTCAATATATTTTAGAGGTCATTGTCGGTAGTTTTAATGATTTAAAGGTCACATTCAACGGGGGATCTCAAGTTGAAAGATGTCGTGCGATCATTGCCCCAAATTATTTTGAACCGACTTTAGAAGATTTCGAGCTCAGTTTAATAGAAATTGATTATCCAGCTAAATTTGTAACAATACAACATCCACATGTGTTAGGGACTTTAATGTCATTAGGAATTGAACGTGAACAAGTCGGGGATATTATTGTGTCTGACCGCATACAATTCGTTTTGACAAAACAACTGGAATCATATATTATGTTAGAATTAACACGGATTAAAGGGGCAACAATTAAACTTAATGTTATCCCATTTGAAGATATGGTACAATCAAAAGTACATTGGGAAACGTTTGAAGCGACAGTGAGTGCGACACGGTTAGATGTCGTGCTTAAGGAAATGATACGTAAATCTCGTACAATTGCTAAAAACTATATACAGCGTAAGCGTGTCAAAGTGAATTATACTTTGATTGAAGCGGCTGATTTTCAACTTGAAGTCGGGGATTTGTTGTCCATTCAAGGTTATGGACGTGCAAAAATCACGAATATTGGAACACGTACTAAAAAAGATAAAATAAGGATCACCTATCAAACTTTATTTAAATAG
- a CDS encoding DivIVA domain-containing protein, producing the protein MAFTPSEIKNKSFTRIKNGFEPAEVEQYLEQLSHEIERLKEDKKQLEKVLEERDAHIQSFKEVEKSVGEAIVSAQRAADETKAAAQKEHDAIIQRAQAEASRIVNDGLEKARRLSFQTEDMKRQSKIFRARFKMLVEAQLDLLKSDDWEYLLNYDLDAQQVTEENFQHLNEQDITEQEKQQAEQNKTTKSDNDTDK; encoded by the coding sequence ATGGCTTTCACACCAAGTGAGATTAAAAACAAATCATTTACGCGTATTAAAAATGGTTTTGAACCTGCTGAAGTTGAACAATATTTAGAACAATTGAGTCATGAAATAGAGCGTTTAAAAGAGGATAAAAAACAACTAGAAAAAGTGTTAGAAGAACGTGATGCGCACATTCAATCGTTCAAAGAGGTCGAAAAATCAGTTGGCGAAGCGATTGTGAGTGCCCAACGCGCGGCAGATGAGACAAAGGCAGCTGCGCAAAAAGAACACGACGCCATCATTCAACGTGCACAGGCAGAAGCCAGTCGCATTGTCAATGATGGTTTAGAAAAGGCACGCCGACTCTCTTTCCAAACGGAAGATATGAAGCGGCAATCTAAAATTTTCCGTGCACGTTTTAAAATGCTCGTAGAAGCACAACTTGATTTATTAAAAAGTGATGATTGGGAATATTTGTTGAATTATGATCTTGATGCACAACAAGTGACAGAAGAAAATTTTCAACATTTAAATGAACAAGATATCACTGAACAAGAAAAGCAACAAGCGGAACAAAATAAAACAACGAAATCAGATAACGATACAGACAAGTAA